A DNA window from Bacteroides cellulosilyticus contains the following coding sequences:
- a CDS encoding DUF4350 domain-containing protein: MRGSHWFIICIVSFLVLMFAIECRLPKKFVWTPTFSHYDKQPFGCAVFDSLLSASLPMRYSVSGKTFYQLEQEDTVSRRAILVVNNHLALTDVDVNALLKGAERGNKIMLVSNSFTGNLRDTLGFESSYSYFNPIVLRKYAASLLSKDSLHWVGDSTVYPRRIFRFYPQLCSSYFWQDSLSVKVLAEKSISSDEFRYNFGVKFDSLQVDTLCNVPVAMSCSWGKGEIILVSTPLLFTNYGVLDGKNAAYIFRLLSQMGEFPIIRTEGYLEEAAQVQMSPFRYFISQRPLRWALYLTMIAILLFMAFTARRRQRVIPVIHEPENKSMEFTELIGTLYFQKKDHADLVHKKYIYFAEELRREIQVDVEDVADDERSFDRIAQKTGMGAEEIGKFIRTVRPVIYGGQTITAEQMKQFIDKMNEIIDHI; encoded by the coding sequence ATGAGAGGAAGCCATTGGTTTATCATCTGTATCGTATCCTTTCTGGTCCTGATGTTTGCAATAGAATGTCGGTTGCCGAAGAAATTCGTATGGACTCCTACTTTTAGTCACTATGATAAACAGCCTTTCGGATGTGCTGTTTTTGATAGTTTGCTCTCTGCTTCATTGCCGATGAGATATTCGGTATCCGGGAAAACCTTTTATCAGTTGGAGCAGGAAGATACGGTTTCCCGCCGGGCGATATTGGTTGTTAACAATCATCTGGCTTTGACAGATGTAGATGTGAATGCCTTGTTGAAAGGGGCGGAGCGGGGAAATAAAATAATGTTGGTGAGTAATTCATTTACAGGAAACTTACGGGATACACTGGGGTTTGAGAGTAGCTACTCTTATTTTAATCCGATTGTGTTGAGAAAGTATGCCGCTTCGTTGTTGTCGAAGGATAGTTTGCATTGGGTAGGAGATTCTACTGTCTATCCCCGGCGGATCTTTCGTTTTTATCCGCAATTGTGTTCCTCTTATTTCTGGCAGGACTCGCTCTCTGTGAAAGTGTTGGCGGAGAAATCTATTTCATCAGATGAATTCAGATATAACTTTGGGGTGAAGTTTGATTCATTGCAAGTGGATACCCTTTGCAATGTTCCGGTTGCCATGTCTTGTTCGTGGGGAAAAGGGGAAATTATTTTGGTTTCTACTCCGCTGCTTTTTACCAATTATGGTGTACTGGACGGAAAGAATGCTGCTTATATTTTCCGTCTGTTGTCTCAGATGGGAGAGTTTCCGATAATACGCACAGAGGGGTATCTGGAGGAAGCTGCACAGGTACAGATGTCTCCTTTCCGCTATTTTATTTCGCAACGACCGCTTCGCTGGGCTTTGTATCTGACAATGATTGCCATTCTGCTCTTTATGGCATTTACTGCGCGAAGAAGACAACGTGTGATACCTGTGATTCATGAACCGGAAAATAAATCCATGGAGTTTACAGAACTGATCGGTACGCTTTATTTTCAGAAGAAAGACCATGCTGACCTGGTTCATAAAAAGTATATTTACTTTGCCGAAGAGTTGAGAAGAGAAATCCAGGTGGATGTGGAAGACGTGGCGGATGATGAACGCTCTTTCGATAGGATTGCTCAGAAGACCGGTATGGGTGCGGAAGAAATCGGTAAGTTTATCCGTACG
- a CDS encoding DUF4129 domain-containing protein has protein sequence MITSPADTLVCDTAQLAVWQSDPAYDYGRELMAPDINVFEWFNSWFGKILQKIFGSHFAEEYSELILIGIAILLLILVIWFVYKKRPELFMISRKNALPYAVEEDTIYGVDFARGIADALSRSDYREAVRLLYLQTLKQLSDEKRIDWQLYKTPTQYVYEVRMPAFRQLTNHFLRVRYGNFEATEALFHVMRSLQEEVKKGGTV, from the coding sequence ATGATAACTTCTCCGGCTGATACATTGGTATGTGATACTGCCCAGCTTGCCGTGTGGCAATCTGATCCGGCGTATGACTATGGCCGTGAGTTGATGGCTCCTGATATTAATGTGTTTGAATGGTTCAACAGCTGGTTTGGAAAGATTCTGCAAAAAATATTCGGCAGCCATTTTGCGGAGGAATACTCGGAGCTTATTCTGATAGGCATTGCTATCCTTCTTTTAATTTTGGTAATCTGGTTCGTTTACAAGAAGCGACCGGAGTTATTCATGATTTCCCGTAAAAATGCTTTGCCTTATGCGGTGGAAGAAGACACTATTTATGGAGTTGACTTTGCGCGAGGTATTGCTGACGCGCTTTCGCGTAGTGATTACCGGGAAGCGGTACGATTGCTGTATTTGCAGACGTTGAAACAACTCAGTGATGAAAAACGTATAGACTGGCAGCTCTACAAAACGCCTACACAATATGTTTATGAAGTGCGGATGCCCGCTTTCCGACAATTGACCAATCATTTCCTGCGAGTGCGTTATGGAAATTTTGAAGCTACGGAAGCATTGTTTCATGTCATGCGGTCTTTGCAGGAAGAGGTGAAGAAAGGAGGCACTGTATGA
- a CDS encoding LruC domain-containing protein, translating into MRQKYLKIAMIVIATIVFNGLMTGCVEKDVYNPDAGKQPLPDPDGYFGFETRGDVKLLVNYDVPSFTALVEVYDEDPMVEGTSVKKEGVEAIFKTYTDNNGKYEGKMNIPTSVGKVYLCTETCGLPRCVEMEIKDNAVSFDMSVNQLRPSTRAYSFDDTNPPYTIDRSKNLYSLCKWGEGGNLTYIFNNSTLSKDYINKDYITSVNQIGDENISDVTKRLKKFFNPYNTNVDNSGLFVAPEVTNIKIKEKTKLDVVFLDRDASFDNTFGYYFYKSGERVDVNSVKKYIVFPDVAFSKFGGLLSILSCGNKVRLLYFDESGNATEEFPEGYTVGWFLYADGYNGYYKDSDVKVDEIRTKNLRTSNEFDLTKNGFVSVKDEKSGKTIIGVEDGANQSYCDLLFYVDATPEGSIDDPDRPVIKPDDGKDDPEPDPVEPLKGTLAFEDIWPSGGDYDMNDVIVEYRREVSFNTKNMVTKIVDIFTPVHDGATFLNAFAYQIDPGQLGKVTSTDVKVENETSSIIVTPNVKESIDKTYTITREFNASFKKDDLKGYNPYIIVKYADGQKDRTEVHLPKHKATSLANQSLIGTNKDAYYIDREGAYPFAIDIPVLGFKPVTERQRIDSEYPDFTKWAESKGAKYTDWYENYTGLRK; encoded by the coding sequence ATGAGACAAAAGTACTTAAAAATCGCTATGATTGTGATTGCCACAATTGTATTCAATGGTTTGATGACAGGATGCGTGGAAAAAGACGTATATAATCCGGATGCAGGCAAACAACCTTTACCTGATCCGGATGGATATTTTGGTTTTGAAACGCGTGGTGATGTGAAGCTTCTGGTGAACTATGATGTTCCGAGTTTTACTGCTCTTGTAGAGGTATATGACGAAGATCCTATGGTGGAAGGTACGTCGGTGAAAAAAGAAGGAGTGGAGGCTATATTCAAAACTTATACAGATAATAACGGAAAGTATGAGGGGAAAATGAATATACCGACCTCGGTGGGGAAAGTTTATTTATGTACGGAAACTTGTGGACTGCCAAGATGTGTAGAAATGGAAATTAAAGACAATGCTGTTAGCTTTGATATGAGTGTGAATCAGTTAAGACCTTCTACACGAGCATATTCGTTTGATGACACAAACCCACCGTATACTATTGATAGGTCTAAGAATCTTTATTCACTGTGTAAATGGGGAGAGGGAGGAAATCTTACTTATATTTTTAATAACAGTACTCTTAGTAAAGATTACATTAATAAGGATTATATCACGTCTGTGAATCAGATTGGTGATGAGAATATTTCAGATGTAACGAAGCGACTGAAGAAATTTTTCAATCCATATAATACGAATGTGGATAATTCAGGATTGTTTGTTGCACCCGAGGTTACTAATATAAAGATAAAAGAGAAAACCAAATTGGATGTTGTGTTCCTTGATCGGGATGCTTCTTTTGATAATACGTTTGGGTATTATTTTTATAAGTCTGGTGAGAGGGTAGATGTGAATAGTGTGAAAAAATATATTGTATTTCCAGATGTCGCTTTTTCAAAATTTGGAGGTTTATTATCTATATTAAGCTGTGGAAATAAAGTACGTTTGCTCTATTTTGATGAGAGTGGTAATGCCACAGAAGAATTTCCGGAAGGATATACGGTAGGTTGGTTTCTCTATGCTGATGGATACAATGGGTACTACAAAGATTCTGATGTTAAAGTGGATGAGATCAGGACGAAAAATCTTCGTACTTCTAATGAATTCGATTTAACTAAGAATGGATTTGTCTCTGTGAAAGATGAAAAGAGTGGAAAGACCATTATAGGTGTTGAAGATGGAGCGAACCAAAGTTACTGTGACCTTTTGTTCTATGTAGATGCCACTCCGGAAGGAAGTATTGACGACCCTGATAGACCTGTTATTAAACCTGACGATGGTAAAGACGATCCGGAACCGGATCCGGTAGAACCTCTTAAAGGTACGCTGGCGTTTGAAGACATCTGGCCTTCGGGTGGTGATTATGACATGAATGATGTAATAGTGGAATACAGGCGTGAAGTTTCTTTTAATACCAAGAATATGGTAACAAAGATAGTCGATATATTTACTCCGGTACATGATGGCGCTACATTCTTAAATGCGTTCGCTTATCAGATAGATCCCGGACAACTTGGTAAAGTGACTTCAACGGATGTAAAAGTAGAAAATGAAACATCGTCCATTATAGTGACACCTAATGTTAAGGAAAGTATTGACAAGACGTATACAATAACCAGAGAATTCAACGCTTCTTTTAAGAAAGATGATTTGAAAGGTTATAATCCATATATCATTGTAAAGTATGCTGATGGACAAAAGGATAGGACAGAGGTTCATTTACCTAAGCATAAAGCCACATCTTTAGCTAATCAGTCGCTTATTGGCACTAATAAGGATGCTTATTACATTGACCGTGAAGGAGCATATCCGTTTGCCATTGATATTCCTGTATTGGGCTTCAAGCCGGTAACGGAAAGGCAGCGCATTGACAGTGAATATCCTGATTTCACGAAATGGGCAGAGTCAAAGGGGGCCAAATATACAGACTGGTATGAAAATTATACCGGTCTCCGGAAATAA
- a CDS encoding pyridoxamine 5'-phosphate oxidase family protein translates to MMRDAEKTVGGMIDKLKTAFIGSIDAEGFPNIKAMLQPRKREGIKVIYLTTNTSSMRVAQYRKNDRASIYFCDTRFFRGVMLRGTMEVLTDDASKEMIWQEGDTMYYPEGVTDPDYCVLKFTAISGRYYSNFKSESFVVD, encoded by the coding sequence ATGATGAGAGATGCAGAGAAAACAGTAGGAGGTATGATTGATAAGTTGAAAACCGCTTTCATCGGTTCGATAGATGCAGAGGGGTTTCCGAATATCAAAGCTATGTTGCAGCCTCGGAAAAGGGAAGGGATAAAAGTTATCTACCTGACCACGAACACTTCGTCAATGCGTGTTGCACAATACCGGAAAAATGATCGTGCAAGTATTTACTTTTGTGATACGCGGTTCTTCAGGGGAGTGATGTTGCGCGGCACAATGGAAGTGCTGACGGACGACGCCAGTAAGGAGATGATATGGCAGGAAGGCGATACCATGTATTATCCGGAAGGTGTGACGGACCCGGATTATTGTGTGCTGAAGTTTACGGCAATTTCCGGGAGGTATTATAGTAATTTTAAATCGGAAAGTTTTGTAGTTGACTAA
- a CDS encoding helix-turn-helix domain-containing protein — protein sequence MKKLIPRYTFYKSKYGSELLVDVVELKYVKRFLAEGAVHTLTYYDITFITEGEGGFSIDNQMCEAIPGDVFFSKPGEIRNWDTAHIANGYALIFEDEFLSSFFKDPLFVQHLPFFNMEKTASKLHLSDELYKRMILLLHDIKSEIDLYRQNDVHVLRALLYEALMLLNRAYLNMLSLREKDKEAGSIHVSKFIELVGGNLKEQHSVRFYADKLCITPNYLNEVVNSAMNISAKQYILNKIMDEAKKQLIYTDISISDLSFELHFSTVAYFVRCFRQYTGETPLAYRKLYKP from the coding sequence ATGAAGAAATTAATCCCCCGGTATACATTTTATAAGAGCAAGTATGGGAGTGAACTTTTAGTGGATGTCGTGGAACTGAAATACGTGAAGCGTTTTCTGGCTGAAGGGGCTGTGCATACGTTGACTTATTATGATATTACTTTCATAACAGAAGGCGAGGGCGGTTTTTCTATTGATAATCAGATGTGTGAGGCGATACCCGGTGATGTGTTCTTCTCTAAACCCGGAGAAATACGGAATTGGGATACGGCTCATATCGCAAATGGCTATGCATTGATTTTCGAGGATGAATTCTTGTCTTCCTTCTTCAAAGACCCTTTGTTCGTACAACACCTTCCGTTCTTCAATATGGAAAAGACGGCTTCCAAGCTTCATTTGTCTGATGAACTTTATAAGCGTATGATTCTGCTTTTGCATGATATAAAATCAGAGATAGATTTGTACAGGCAGAATGACGTGCATGTGCTGAGGGCATTGCTTTACGAAGCCCTTATGCTGCTCAACCGGGCTTATCTGAATATGTTATCTCTGAGAGAGAAGGATAAGGAAGCCGGCAGCATTCACGTCAGTAAATTTATAGAATTAGTGGGAGGGAACTTGAAAGAACAACATTCCGTCCGGTTTTATGCGGATAAGCTCTGTATTACTCCCAACTATCTGAATGAAGTTGTAAATTCGGCAATGAACATCAGTGCCAAACAATATATCCTGAATAAGATTATGGACGAGGCTAAAAAGCAGCTCATCTATACCGATATTTCCATATCAGACTTGTCATTTGAACTTCATTTCTCTACCGTTGCCTATTTCGTGCGTTGTTTCCGGCAGTATACAGGAGAGACGCCATTAGCTTACCGGAAACTGTATAAACCGTAA
- a CDS encoding two-component regulator propeller domain-containing protein, which produces MKGFLIIKNNILSKQTLLLVYILVWGMQAYGSANLSSIFPHNYRYKSFKNIYFPLESNIVNAIFQDDTGLTWIGTKSGLFSYDGYQIYKLAKETDIEYANITAIVQISKEYLCIGTNRGLRFLNLLTEQFENLYPATQVVKSVRSLAVWNDKLWIGTNDEGLLYYDFQNGSILHLPLESGKSKSIVYAFAPANGKLYIGSYDGLSCYDPTKQVRETVSLPEQFRKLMVNSLLWDEQQNCLWIGAEGCLLQYSFKDSHVETSLALPSNTAKTLAFDNKNNIVIGTDNGLYIYSRSLRKVNHVLRDLRNEQSLCNNVISCIYVDKNNNVWLGTDYGISLIIDDSAFQFIHISELINERNGNHFTHIYKDSKGGYWLGGTNGLLLFGENGDVKCFNTETPDGLLLHNRIRCI; this is translated from the coding sequence ATGAAAGGATTTCTGATTATAAAGAATAATATTCTTAGTAAGCAAACACTTCTTCTTGTTTATATTTTAGTTTGGGGTATGCAGGCGTATGGCTCCGCTAATCTCTCTTCTATTTTCCCACATAATTATCGATATAAAAGTTTTAAGAATATATATTTCCCACTAGAATCGAATATTGTAAATGCAATTTTTCAAGATGACACGGGATTGACATGGATTGGTACTAAAAGTGGCCTGTTCTCTTATGATGGATATCAAATCTATAAATTAGCAAAGGAAACCGATATAGAATATGCCAATATCACTGCAATAGTACAGATAAGTAAAGAATATCTGTGTATCGGGACTAATAGGGGATTACGTTTTTTAAATTTGCTTACTGAGCAATTTGAGAACCTGTATCCGGCTACTCAGGTGGTTAAATCCGTCCGTTCCTTGGCTGTTTGGAACGATAAACTTTGGATTGGAACTAATGATGAAGGATTACTGTATTATGATTTCCAGAATGGATCTATTTTGCACCTGCCATTAGAGTCCGGAAAAAGTAAATCAATAGTCTATGCATTTGCACCTGCCAATGGCAAGCTTTATATAGGCTCTTATGATGGCTTGAGTTGCTATGACCCCACAAAACAAGTGAGAGAAACAGTCTCATTGCCTGAACAATTCCGGAAACTGATGGTAAATTCATTGCTGTGGGATGAACAGCAAAATTGCTTATGGATTGGGGCGGAAGGATGTTTACTCCAATATTCTTTTAAAGATTCTCATGTAGAAACATCTCTTGCATTGCCGTCGAATACTGCTAAAACGTTGGCTTTTGATAATAAAAATAATATTGTGATCGGTACGGATAATGGCTTGTATATTTATAGTCGGAGCCTGAGGAAAGTCAACCATGTACTTCGTGATTTGCGAAATGAGCAATCTTTGTGTAATAATGTTATCTCATGTATTTATGTTGATAAAAATAATAATGTTTGGCTAGGTACTGATTATGGCATATCGTTGATTATTGATGACTCTGCTTTTCAGTTTATTCATATTTCAGAATTGATAAATGAAAGGAATGGAAATCATTTTACCCATATATATAAGGATAGCAAAGGAGGGTATTGGCTAGGAGGAACAAACGGGCTTTTGCTATTTGGAGAAAATGGTGACGTGAAATGCTTTAATACAGAGACTCCGGACGGCTTGCTTCTGCACAACCGAATCAGATGTATATGA
- a CDS encoding RDD family protein has translation MAESTILTGQFVRISQTPASIGERIIALIIDYVLIGFYIFSTVTVLSKLRLPSDFTMIFFLAVIYLPVLFYSFLCEMFNYGQSLGKRLMNIRVVKADGSVPSISSYLLRWLLFPIDGPITGGLGLLVALLTKNSQRMGDLAAGTMVIKEKNYRKIHVSLDEFDYLTQNYQPTYPQAADLSLEQINVITRTLQSGKKDRIRYIAQLTTKVQELLSVTPREDNQEKFLQTVLRDYQYYALEEI, from the coding sequence ATGGCAGAATCTACTATTCTTACGGGGCAATTTGTCCGCATCAGCCAGACGCCCGCCAGTATTGGCGAGCGAATCATTGCTTTGATTATTGATTACGTTCTGATTGGGTTCTATATATTTTCAACTGTAACGGTATTATCCAAGCTCCGCCTGCCTTCGGATTTCACAATGATTTTCTTCCTGGCTGTAATCTATTTACCGGTGCTGTTCTATTCTTTTCTATGTGAGATGTTCAATTACGGACAAAGCCTTGGGAAACGACTGATGAACATCCGTGTTGTAAAAGCTGACGGTTCCGTTCCAAGCATAAGCTCCTACTTACTCCGGTGGCTCCTCTTCCCTATCGATGGCCCGATTACCGGAGGTCTCGGACTATTAGTCGCCCTATTAACCAAAAACAGTCAACGGATGGGAGACCTTGCCGCCGGCACCATGGTTATCAAGGAAAAAAATTATCGCAAGATACATGTCAGCCTTGACGAATTTGATTATCTGACCCAGAACTACCAGCCTACTTATCCGCAAGCCGCTGACTTATCGCTGGAACAGATAAACGTAATTACCCGAACCTTACAATCCGGGAAAAAAGACCGCATACGGTACATTGCACAACTGACAACGAAAGTTCAGGAACTTCTTTCCGTGACACCCCGCGAGGACAATCAGGAGAAATTTCTCCAGACCGTTCTCCGCGACTACCAGTATTATGCATTGGAAGAAATCTGA
- a CDS encoding ATP-binding protein: MWIATDAGVARYDRKKKEFIHYNIVDRLNQKKANWAYDVYENKYGYLWITTYLGGIFIVDKQELLAHDHEALFRAEWNLSDSLVSTKFSEIAYQIEADNYGFMWVNTQKGLARIDCKSRKTRILDIGLNQMIYDGIQSIWYSSDNELYRINVLTCAIEKIGELAKGSLVHSFVLENKNIWVSCTEGVMAWDVTSLQRTGVAFPGRYYQAGFYDKQHEVILWGGYDGISYMPTHAIKKEKKASPVIITAVRSNDRRLLPMVDYIGSSIRYQNRIELPHTEKNLTFEFSTLAYSSETEFYYRLGNTKQWNKLEPGRNYISFANLHSGRYKLLMRSGNSDNPRISPVTEFGFTILPPWYASVIAYIIYTLILVGIAFIIIKYIRRNIKLKYERIEKEKTLELSNLKLDFFIHISHELKTPLSLIIAPLSTLITEIKKPEHKKRLESVYGHALKLNSLIHEVLDFKQIDCASENTLIRSNIELCSFTRNILDTFSMAFASKNIRPVLISDREQIWMNLDMIKMESVISNIITNAIKFIPAEGGKIEVSIIQEAETVTIQISDTGSGIRHEDLPYVFIRYFQSKNKERRKDGSGIGLYIVKKFIELHDGHVSINSAGDKCGTLVTVTLPLSGANCISSVQNSFQTDQQLSLLSGKPILLIVDDNVEMVTYLVEAFSKEYCCLYAFNGKDGITIASEHHPDIILVDQIMPEMDGIEFCKVIRKKMQIALVPIAMLTAKDDKDTELKSMKAGVDAFIAKPFDIDKLELRLEQLLKTRRRLEKRLSIETIGQPVQIQEKEIDTGEAFITKLVAIMEENMENTEFNVSMLCQLVEMDNKQLYRKVKQLVGVTPVDLIRRIRMKKAAALLSQNRFSVSEVMYMVGYSNPSYFSKCFVAEYKVSPSQYASEDQNTLRHANGD; the protein is encoded by the coding sequence ATGTGGATTGCTACGGATGCCGGGGTGGCAAGATATGATAGAAAGAAAAAAGAGTTTATACATTACAATATAGTAGACAGGCTGAATCAGAAGAAAGCTAATTGGGCATATGATGTTTATGAGAATAAATATGGTTATTTATGGATTACAACCTATCTGGGTGGAATATTCATCGTTGACAAGCAAGAATTGCTTGCACATGATCATGAGGCTTTATTTCGGGCGGAATGGAATTTATCCGACTCACTTGTTTCAACAAAGTTTAGTGAGATTGCCTATCAGATAGAGGCTGATAATTATGGTTTTATGTGGGTTAATACTCAAAAAGGATTAGCCCGGATAGACTGTAAATCCCGAAAAACACGCATACTGGACATTGGTCTGAATCAGATGATTTATGATGGAATACAGTCTATTTGGTATTCGTCGGACAATGAACTTTATAGAATCAATGTCCTGACTTGTGCCATTGAGAAAATAGGTGAATTAGCCAAAGGAAGTCTGGTGCATTCTTTCGTACTGGAAAATAAGAATATCTGGGTTTCGTGTACAGAAGGAGTCATGGCATGGGATGTAACTTCTTTGCAGAGAACGGGTGTCGCATTTCCAGGAAGGTATTATCAGGCAGGATTTTATGACAAGCAACATGAGGTTATATTGTGGGGAGGATATGATGGGATATCTTATATGCCCACCCATGCTATAAAGAAAGAAAAGAAAGCAAGTCCGGTTATTATAACAGCTGTCAGAAGCAATGACAGGCGATTGCTACCTATGGTGGATTATATCGGGAGTAGTATCCGATACCAGAATAGGATAGAATTGCCGCATACGGAGAAGAATCTGACATTTGAGTTTTCTACATTAGCTTATTCGTCGGAAACAGAGTTCTATTATCGTTTAGGAAATACGAAGCAATGGAATAAATTGGAGCCGGGACGGAATTATATTTCTTTTGCCAATTTACATTCCGGCAGGTACAAGTTGCTTATGCGGAGTGGGAACTCTGATAATCCCCGGATATCTCCGGTTACGGAGTTTGGCTTTACCATTCTTCCGCCATGGTATGCGTCGGTGATAGCGTATATTATATATACACTTATACTGGTAGGCATCGCTTTTATTATCATAAAATACATCCGAAGGAATATCAAGCTGAAATATGAGCGTATAGAGAAAGAGAAAACATTAGAATTGTCAAATCTGAAATTAGACTTCTTCATTCATATTTCACATGAACTCAAGACTCCTTTAAGCCTGATCATAGCTCCTTTAAGTACTCTGATTACAGAAATTAAGAAGCCGGAACATAAAAAGCGGCTGGAGTCTGTATACGGACATGCATTGAAATTAAATTCATTGATTCATGAAGTGCTTGATTTCAAGCAGATTGATTGCGCAAGCGAGAACACTTTGATTCGCTCTAATATCGAATTATGTTCTTTTACAAGGAATATCCTGGATACTTTCTCCATGGCTTTTGCATCGAAAAATATCAGGCCGGTCCTCATATCCGATAGAGAACAAATATGGATGAATCTGGATATGATAAAAATGGAATCTGTAATATCGAATATAATCACTAATGCGATTAAATTCATTCCTGCTGAAGGGGGAAAAATCGAAGTTAGTATAATTCAGGAAGCTGAAACGGTGACTATACAGATTTCGGATACCGGCAGTGGCATAAGGCATGAAGATCTTCCTTATGTCTTTATCCGCTATTTTCAGAGTAAAAACAAAGAGAGACGTAAAGATGGAAGTGGCATTGGGCTGTATATAGTTAAGAAGTTTATAGAACTGCATGATGGCCATGTCAGCATTAATAGTGCCGGCGATAAATGTGGAACTTTAGTTACCGTAACCTTACCTTTATCCGGTGCAAACTGTATATCTTCCGTGCAGAACAGTTTTCAGACGGATCAACAATTGAGCCTGCTTTCGGGAAAACCCATATTATTGATTGTTGATGATAACGTTGAAATGGTAACCTATCTGGTGGAAGCTTTTTCTAAAGAATACTGTTGCCTGTATGCTTTTAATGGAAAAGATGGGATAACCATTGCCTCAGAACACCATCCGGACATAATTCTTGTAGATCAGATAATGCCGGAAATGGATGGAATTGAATTCTGTAAGGTGATACGCAAAAAAATGCAGATAGCTTTAGTACCTATTGCGATGTTGACAGCGAAGGATGATAAAGATACAGAACTCAAAAGTATGAAAGCAGGAGTAGATGCGTTTATAGCTAAGCCGTTTGATATTGATAAATTGGAACTGCGGCTGGAACAGCTACTTAAAACCCGGCGCAGGTTAGAGAAACGACTGAGTATTGAAACAATCGGGCAACCTGTACAGATACAGGAGAAAGAAATAGATACAGGGGAAGCATTTATAACCAAGCTTGTTGCCATCATGGAAGAAAACATGGAAAATACAGAATTCAATGTTTCTATGCTTTGCCAATTAGTGGAGATGGATAATAAACAATTGTACCGGAAAGTAAAGCAGTTGGTAGGAGTCACTCCCGTAGACCTTATTCGCCGGATAAGAATGAAGAAGGCAGCTGCTTTATTGTCGCAAAACAGGTTTTCTGTTTCGGAAGTGATGTATATGGTCGGCTATTCAAATCCGTCTTATTTCTCGAAATGTTTTGTAGCCGAATATAAAGTTTCTCCGAGTCAATATGCATCAGAAGACCAGAATACATTGAGACATGCAAATGGGGATTGA
- a CDS encoding stage II sporulation protein M — MKEVTFIRRNIEKWKEAEGVVEQATNSSPDRLADVYTDLTADLAFAQTHFPTSRITIYLNNLASALHNKIYRNKREKWSRVITFWTKEIPQVMHDARRELLVSFLIFIVSALVGVISAAADPDFVRLIMGNSYVDMTLDNIANGEPMAVYNSSSEVPMFLGITLNNIMVSFNCFAMGILTSFGTGYMLFSNGVMLGAFQTFFYQHGLLWDSMLAIWLHGTLEIWAIIVAGAAGLALGNGWLFPGTYSRLESFKRGAKRGLKIVVGTVPVFIMAGFIEGFLTRHTQLPDMLRLGLILTSLTFILFYYIYLPNRKRHGITKA; from the coding sequence ATGAAAGAAGTAACGTTTATTCGTCGGAATATAGAAAAATGGAAAGAAGCCGAAGGCGTGGTGGAGCAAGCCACAAACTCGTCTCCTGACCGGCTTGCCGATGTGTATACGGATCTTACTGCCGATCTGGCATTTGCACAGACGCATTTCCCGACTTCCCGTATTACTATCTATCTGAATAATCTCGCTTCCGCTTTACACAATAAAATTTATCGGAACAAGCGTGAGAAATGGTCGAGAGTCATCACTTTCTGGACGAAGGAAATTCCTCAGGTTATGCACGATGCGCGCCGGGAATTGCTGGTTTCATTCCTGATTTTTATAGTGAGTGCCTTGGTCGGTGTCATATCCGCTGCCGCTGATCCGGATTTTGTCCGCCTGATTATGGGAAATTCTTATGTAGACATGACGTTGGACAATATTGCGAATGGCGAACCCATGGCGGTGTACAATAGTTCATCTGAGGTCCCGATGTTTTTGGGAATCACGTTGAATAATATTATGGTTTCTTTCAATTGCTTCGCAATGGGGATACTGACCAGTTTTGGTACAGGTTATATGCTTTTCAGTAATGGAGTCATGTTGGGAGCTTTCCAAACATTCTTTTATCAGCACGGTTTGCTTTGGGATTCTATGCTTGCCATCTGGTTGCATGGAACGCTCGAAATCTGGGCTATCATTGTAGCCGGTGCTGCCGGTTTGGCTTTAGGTAACGGATGGCTTTTTCCCGGAACTTATTCAAGACTGGAGTCTTTTAAAAGAGGAGCGAAAAGAGGATTGAAAATTGTAGTGGGGACAGTCCCTGTGTTTATTATGGCAGGTTTTATTGAAGGTTTTCTCACACGCCATACCCAACTGCCGGATATGTTGAGACTCGGCCTGATCCTTACATCCCTGACATTTATTTTATTCTACTATATTTATCTACCTAATAGAAAACGACATGGAATCACAAAAGCCTAA